In the genome of Raphanus sativus cultivar WK10039 chromosome 9, ASM80110v3, whole genome shotgun sequence, the window cttttgattagtcctttgctaaccagagatctagtaGAAACAATACTTCGCCATCCATAAGATGCCGAGTATGATCGAATGGGTTCCAAAGGCGATGCGTTCCTGAAATATCGACCTTTGAAAACCCGGGAGAATAAAGATTGAGGTTTCTCTATTAATCTCCAAAATTGCTTTCCGAGCATGGCTGTGTTAAAATCCATGAAGTCTTTGAAACCCAAGCCTCCCTCTTCCTTGGGTATAAAAACTTTGTCCCATGATTACCAGTGCATACCTCTAGTTGATCCCCctggactccaccaaaatttaGCTACTGTACTCGTAAGCTTTTTATAACAGTTTTGTGTATACGAAAGCTGGCCATGATGTGATTTGGTAAGGCTGTGATCACTGATTTTATGATCAATTCTTTCCCTTTGAGAAAAATCTGAAGGTCCATCCGTTGACTCTATTATTTAGCCTCTCTTGAAcaaacccaaaaacctgaactTTTGAGCCACTTAGGTTTTCGGGTATGCCCAAATAGAAGCCTATCCCTCCTTGATTTTGTATCCCTAGAATATCCCGCAATTCCTGTCTGTCCGCCTCCTGAATCTTATGTCCGAATTGAATTGATGATTTGTCAAAGTTTATTTGATGTCCTGATACTGCCTCATATTCCTTCAATATTCTGAAAATTGTCTGACACTCCTCTTTTTGagccttacaaaagaaaagactatcatctgcgAATAGCAGATGTGAGATAGATGGGCATGCCCTGGCCACCTTAATCCATGTCAGCTGTTTTTCTCTTTCCGCTTTTTTAATGTTTGCTATCAAAGCCTCCGTACACAGTATAAATAGATAAGACGACAAAAGATTTCCTTGGCGCAGGCCTCTCTGGGGTACAATGTGTCCTTTCGGCTGACCATTTAGTAATACTTTGTATTGAACCGAAGAGATGCATTCCATTATAAGTTTAATCCAATGTTGATCAAATCCCATTTTTGCTAGTACCTCTTGAATAAAAATCCATTCCATTCTATCATAAGCCTTGCTCATGTCTGTTTTAATAGCCATTGAACTTGTTTTGGCAAGCCTTGTTTGTTCTCAAACCATGGAACATTTCCTGGGCAATAAGTATGTTGTCAGAAATCAGTCTTCCGGCCACAAAAGCGGACTGAGTTTACGAGATAAGTGATGGGAGACACGCTTTTAACCTCTGACATAAGACCTTCGAAATAATCTTGTATTCTACATTACACAGGCTGATGGGCCTTAATTCTTTCATCCTTGTTGGCCTCTCCGTCTTTGGGATGAGACAAAtatttgtcatatttaaccTTGTGTCTAGCTCAGCAGAAGTAATGAAATCATTTACTAACTCCAATAATTCCTTTTTAATTATGTGCCACGAGTGTTGAAAAAACAGGGCCGTCATCCCATGGTGCATagataaaagttataaaatttgtatttaggattaaataatatactatacctaaatattttaactcaacataactaaaaataataaattgaatgaaaagtaaaaaaatgaaagttaaATACACCAATCAAGTAATTGACAACATTATACACGTACTTATGTAAGATAATGttgaaacattttattttatatatgtctttttatttacaattaaaaatatattaaatactcttttacattttttgtaaaaaaaaattgaaaaggaaaatatgttatatataacatattatagttatcttctctttagaatttcagaaaaaaagaattgttatcaatatatatatttatcataaattttcatcaattttataattctcacgatatatatttaatcatattaatTAGCAACTTTGAAGGACCAAACTCaatataatcttttacaattatatcttcattaggattttagaaaagaaaattaatattaaataaactatcttcagatattttttgttacgatattttaaaaaggagaatttctacaaaatttactacgaaatatttttcaaattttcccttttactattaaataaatcttaaagtatttttttaaaaaatcgtttttatatcttatatattagtatatttattttttatcattatattttttaacacatgtcacaatattaaaaggaaTTTTGCAATTgtcttttgtttaggatttaaaaatgtaaaattactataaataatattcataattatatttttataaacatccttttgttattattttattatatattttaaattataggatattaacacatgtcataatcttaaatataaaacttcCAATTATCATGATCATGTTAGTTAGTAATTTTGAAGAACCaggttttatataataagatatataatcATCCATAAATTAAAATGGATTTTATtagtttgataaacattattATCTACAAAGTATCTATATTAtgttatccaaaatattttacatcataatatttttaaaatatatatatatatatatatatatatatatatccatgtatatagttttatgtatatgaatgttttcaagtttattttatgtaattaaaaatattttatcaaataaacaaatttatcgtgtataaaaataatatttaattgaaaataatttgttcTAAAGTTTTTGAGTtgatgatatatttatttacaagttTTTTTGTAAGATTGTTAATCCCGTAAGTGCGAACAAAATACTCAgtcttatattatttatgaagaCTTTGTCGCTAATATACGAAAGAAGAACTTAGTTTGTCTCTAATACATGAAAGTAGTAAGACTTAGTTTTTATAAGAATTATTTTGACTTGATTGTCATAATTGGACTCAGTTATATATATTCACAGTTCACTGTATTGGAGCACATCTATAAATACTGTAGATCTGTTCTgtgtttaaaaaatacaatagaTCTGTTCTATTGCATACGTTTTCTCATGTAATCTTTCCACACTTGGATTTTAGGACACTAATTTGTTTATAAACAAGCggacaaaaatctaaaatagacCAAATGGTCAAAAACAATTCTCCCACAGCCAAAAAAAATCTACATGGACCAAGTAAGTGTAAATGACAATATTATTCTTAATGAAAATGTATTTTCAACCACTAGATCATCTCACTTCTCCTTTAATCTAAGCCACACGATTTTTAtcctctccttctctctttcGGCTGGGACCCACTTCTCATTTTTTCAACCGCAGGATCATTTTTCTCATCTCCAATCACAGCCCTCCAatttctcttctctcatttagatatatataactAGTATAACTCGTATAACTAAACATGTTAATAAATGATATAGCTATTATAAATGAAATAATtggtatataaattatataattcatgTGTAATATACAATTGACGAAACTAACATGACtaataaatcatgttttatatgtaaaataaataaaaatatcttaattgaTTTATGGTGACAAAATTTCATCTATTTTATTGGAgggttttcaatattttgttaaattattacattataccattaattttatattatatacctTATAGTTTAAGGTTTCTTAACTAaattattcatattattatgaaaataaaatattcaaaataattttacaaagtTATGATGTGAAAAAATTGATACAactaatacaaatatatattaaatcatatatggTATAACTGGTACAAATATATGATGTGTAAACAAACATCAAacatatttttacaaagttatGATGTGAAAATATTGGTAAAACCTCTAAAACTAGATATATAAAcaattgatataatttttattatataatagataagtATTACTGATACAACTGGTACAACATTGACATTTCagaaattgataaaaaaatatttggtattccaaaatgagaaaacaatcaaatatctCAATATGTATGTATTCAAAAAGTTTCTCTTAATTCATTTGAGGTttagagaaaaaagaaaaaaaaaatattacacaaaTTCATAAATTTGTATGAACTACCTTATACTTTTAAGGTTTGTTAACTTATTTGTCCATGTGATTTTTTGGAAAACATAAACGGAATGTATTTTTACGAAATTAATGATTTCATTGTAACCGGGCAATGTTATGTAAGCATAAAGAAGTGGTACAACTAAggtaattgtatttattatgtggtacaactaatatttttagatttcaaTGCCAAAGTACAACTATGCACAAACTGGTACAACTAaaaaactagtacaactatgtaTCATCATTATAACTAGAAAATTGGtacaactaatttttattttatttagtattattttaaatgtgtaTCACGTTTTAAATGTGTATCATGTTTTAAACATTGTGGTTGAACACTAACATCGagtagttgtactagttataccATTCATATATATCATTATGTCATTATTTGTTtatgcaaatattttttaattaaaaaatattatgatatactGAGTGGACCTTGAAAAGGTATTTGATGTTACTATCGTAactataactagtacaactattCATTTACTCAAAAGTATTATGATACTGGTAAAACTAGTATAACTATTCAGTTTTTGAAAGTTATATATTTCATTAGGTATTccatatgaaaaaataattaaatggcCAAATTGATAAGTGTTaagatatgtttatttattattttcatgttttttttgcaAATCTAACACCATCACATAAGTTTGCATGATTTACCTTATACTTTTAACGGTTGTTAACTTGTTTGTCTACATAATTTTTGGAATATATACATGAAAtgtattttaacaaaaattatcaTCTCATTTTATTGGGGCAAAGGCATGTATACATAAAGAAGTCGTACAACTAaggtaaatttaaaatttatgtggtacaactagttttttttatttcactgGCAAAGTACAACTATGTACAAACCGATACAACTCaaaaactagtacaactatgtaCAAACCAGTACAACTCAAATACTAGTACAACTatgctattttattttgtattgtgtatcatattttaaacatgtatCATATTTTAAACATTGTGGTTGAATACTAATGTCGAGTAGTTGTACTAGTTTTACCATTCTAAATACttttatgtaattttcttttacaattatTACACATCACATAAGTTTACATAATCTACCTTATACTTTAACTGTTTGTTTACTTGATTAACCACATTATTTTGGTTTCGAGAGCAAAAAAATGAACAtgcattttttaaacaaaatagtaCAACTAGTGCAACTAATACAACTAATAActattgaaaaataatttcatagtAGAATTTATAATTAGTacaaataatataacatattacAGTGTGAgagataatattatattttaaagataaaataagtataatattatagaaaattaacTAATCACAACATATTACAAGTTTAACCACACAACGAATAATAGTTGTGAAATAATAGTTGCGTTGGCTGAGATTTACAAACactatttatagattttgtggATAGGGTTTCAGAGCCAAACCTTCTCTTTTGAAGTCAGGTTTTGTGGCTATGGGATGTCTTTGTGGGTGGTCTTGACGAATCAAGGGATGATGTCGATTAGTTGTACTAGTTTTACTAATGTCGAATAGTTGTATTAGTTTTAtcattctaaatattttatgtcaTTATACTCTTTTCTATCATTTTCAtatgttgaaaacaaaaaaagataaacatattAATTGCAAAGTTGCACTAAAAAaaagtctatatgagtctgtgttgttgacgacaaaaaaaagaagaaaaaatatacgTTTTACTTCTACCAGTTATATTGGTTATACTTAATTTATTCGTACTAGCTATACTTATCttagttgtactagttgtacTAATTCGAGTTATACTAGTTGTATTAGTAATACTCTGCGTTCTTCTTTATCttgaatttaatatttaaaagatgaaatatgattttaggtaagttataattgattaaatataactATGGGTTGATCGATTTGGGATAAGAAAGACAAAATTGGTCTATGGTTGAAGAAAATTTTCGATTTTGTTATAAAGTGAAACAATTGTTAATGGAGAAgaaagggagaagaagaagaagagttagGGTTAGATTGGGTCGGGTTTTCGGGTCTGGATCTGGGTCGAATTCTGGGTAGGATAGTAATGGCATGGATTAGTAAATATGTTTAAATCTTTTgggtttttagttattttatctagatttctatttaaaattaaatgtaaaagaaaaaagaaaaagcataGGTCCATATGAGATTTTTTTGACCCCTTGTGGTCTATACCAGCATTTGATTCTAAACAAGCGTAAGTAATCTAGGAAACCACATAAATATGGACTACCCACATATTGATGTAGTTTCATTTATGGCTTACGCTATCATACAAGGGGATGTATTTCTATGACCTATCACTACGTAAAGAAAAAAACCTGTCGAGTTGCGGTAAAAATATTCTGCGGTTACGAGACGGATTCTGTGGCTATTTTATGTTTAGCGAAGAAGGTCATAGATTTTGTTCGTAAGCagaatatttatatcaaaaagcAACCTCTAAAAACAGATAAAACAATATCCAACTTAATAAGAATAAAACCCACACTAATTTGGATAGTCACATGTCATAGTTATTactttcagaaaaagaaaaagaaaaagaaaaaagccaaaacattaaaaaaaggaaaaaaaaccaaaaccaaaaccaaacaaatcAGAGTGTATGTTGCATTAAGGCCACCATTTGTTTTTGCAGCTGCATAAGCATTTTTTGATTCTGCTGCACCACCGACGACACTTCTCCTTGTCTCTCCATGGATATCACTTGGCATTGAGTGATCTCATtcaaagaatataatatttcaGCTTCTTCTTGAAAACTTTCTTCCACATCAACACTTTCAGCAACTGATTCTTCCAAAGAGTACTCTTGAACCTGTCTCATAATATTGTATTCGTGAACAAGCAAACAATCGATAAGGACACTAATCGAAAGTGTTTCCGCAATATCCACCAAGACTTTGTCAAATTTTGAAGGTAAAGAGGATATAATCTTTTTCACCAATTCTTTATCTTCAACCTTCCACCCACACGATTTCATACGAAACACAAGCTCCATTAGTTTTCCAGTGAATTCATGAATCGTTTCCGAATCCATCATTTTAATATCCATGTACTCCTTCTTGAGATCAGATAGCTTTCTAGCTTGAAATATAGGACCACCTAATGATTTCACTAACAAAATTTCCCATGCTTCCTTTGATGAAGTAGCAAAAGCTATCCATGGAAGAATCTCATGGCTTAATGCAGTTTGGATTAAATAAAGTGCGTTCACGTCTTTTGCTTCCATATATTGTTTCCAATATGCTGAATAGTAACCATCAGCTGATGATGTATAATATTCTCCATTGAATTCATTAGATGACCATGAACTCTCACGCAGCGGTTCTTGCTGAGTTCCTGTCTCCACGACGTCCCATAGATCCATAGTCTTCAAAAACGTTTTCATTTTTAAACTCCAACATTCGTAATGACTCCCATCAAACAGTGGAACAAAAGCCGTCGTCATAATTAAAGCCCTGATaagttttaaactaaaaacatgCAATTAGTAAGCCTGAGTCAAAAATCATACTCCTATATATTTTCATCAGTCAAACTAAGGAACAAACAAGATTTCAGCAAATAAATATCCAATTATTTcccaaataaaaagaaaagggattaATCAAGGAACAATTTTGTCTAAGAAACTTATAACCTAAATTTCTCCACACCGTAAATCGAGCACTGACAAATCTGAACTCAAAAGGTAAGAAGAACCAAATACGAACATTAAACATGAGAGACCTACACAAATCTGAACTCAAAAGGTAAGAAGAACCAAATACGAACATTAAACATGAGAGACCTACATCTCTTAATTCTTCATATAACTTCACACACATGCATGTATACTAGATcaaaagatagtttttttttgagcaagATCAAAAGATAGTTCTATCTTTCTTTACAAAGAACTAATTTCAAATCATGTCAATagatacatatacatatatcaaaTAAAGACGATTTGAGAACAAGACAACAAAGGGGAAATCGATGGCATACCTTGTATCAATTTTTTGGGACCTAAAAAAACATACGGCAGACTATTACGAGGAGCGAGCTgctttgtttaatatttttttcttttgcacaACGtgatgaaaaggaaaaaatatcttaaatagaAGTAGATAAATATCAAGGAATTTTGAAAGGTTGTACTGTATAAGTTAAGATTTTGTTGTTTGGATTTGTTGAGATTTAAGTAATTGTTTTGAAACAGGATCGGTGACTAAACCAAAAACGTTTTCGGATAATATGGTTTGACCGAGTTTGATTAAGTTAAACTCGacgcatattaaaaaaaaaaataatcatacaatAAAGTTTTCATagaaataattatgaaataaattttaattatatagacCAAAACCAAGTAGAAATCAAATATGAGATCAAAgcttttattttagaaatctaTAGTTGTGAATTACAGTGATTCTTTGCACAATAACATGCACACGTGTAAAGTAATTACTTGTAATTGTCCTGCTTCTTTGAAATCCTATTATAATCTTTTTCTTAAAGGAAAATATTGACAAAATTGATTTTTGGTAAACACAACCCGATTTTTTACAACTCAACCTGAATTCTAGTTCACCATTTTAACATGGTTCGACCCTCAATCCGGTTCAGGTTTAAAATTACTGGTTCtaagttttgtaaaatatttaaattgtttattttcCTCTGATGATATGTCTTGCTATTTGTTGATCTAAAATGTAAGAGAAATGGCTATTTATAGCCATATACTAATTTTTTCTTTCCATTCTAGACTTCAAAGcccaaaatcataaaaatatttcatctaATATACCAATAGATCTGGACCTGCATAACCGTGCGAgtacttattttatataattagtatatattttaaggttatttatatatttaattgtgtatATCTTTTAAtgcaataattttatatttttcatattgtaaattaattaattatttcaaatcatCACATATATTgcttttagaatatatttgtCCTATTGAATTTGCGTTTGATAATAAAACCAATAATTTATTccttatcttatatattaaaacaatttctataattttactaaatttagtttatgtgatttagtttttattttaaacgaAACTACTTTTTAAGGAGTTTAGATAATTCAGACTCGTattatgattttattgatttaatcattagttatttcaacttgattttattttgaggtttcattttttgtgacaacccgtcccgtggaacacctGCCCATGGACCCCAGGCTCACAGCACTGCAGCgtaccgaccccaacccctctattatgagatctcactatctccataattaggttgttggtgagactcgaacccaggtcctcaccctttaacagcattcccacaggacaagctgtcaccaattgaactgcagcgctgtgagcctggggtccatgggcaggtgttccacgggacggttgtcacaaaaaaaaatcgactttttttgtgacaacccgtcccgtggaacacctgcccatggaccccaggctcacagcgctgcagcgcaccgaccccaacccctctattatgagatctcactatctccataattaggttgttggtgagactcgaacccaggtcctcaccctttaacagcatttCCACAGGACAAACTGTCACCAATTGAccttcaaataattaataacgtgaaagattttttggaaagatatggtgcaaacatttaggaaacaatttttttttaaaaaaactaagaactgaattatattaaatatttttaatgtaattgcaaaataataacttttgattggttgcaatAATGCTGGCAAAAAGCAAGATCGTTAGTTATGAAGGAGAGATAAAACCCTAGTTATGTTACTTTCTCTTAGGGTTAGACATTTTATCagttaaatttgatttgattcgttatTCGTTTTTATTCAATCCGaaaaattccggatatccgtaaAGTTTCGAAACAAAGCaaatactataaattaatatccgttaaaattgaaacaaatcataaatattgaaattttgggaagcggatatccgatccgatcctgAAATATATAGGGTCATGTATATcttgataatatttaaaattttaaatgtataaaattatataattattattataacatatgatttgacaaattctattcacattattacttagataaaaataagagaaaaaaaattatgaaaattacaatcttttatgttttgtgatattataattgttaactaagtttaaaaaatttacaaaatatgtagattcactgattttaatttttatcttatagatcatgtaaagaaatattttacaaaacaaatttgtatcgaatttttaaaattatttgtattaaccAAAACatatgagatatccgtaagtattcgtaaatatccacaaatatctatttatttttttggatatccattttctccgaatatccgtattttttgaagcaaaacaaatcgaaaaaatatatatcgGTGACctacgaagcaaatcacaaatataatactttcaaaaacccgaatatccgatccgtgcccagacCTATTATTTGTTTAGTGTTTATTTGATAAGTGGGCTTGAAAGGCTTGAATGTATTTTTACGGCAAAAAAGAATATTCCACTTTTCATTCATTATTTGTTTAAAGTTTACCAAAGTTTTTGAAATAGTTTTCACTAACCCCACATTAAAGGTGTTAGAAACCTGTAAGTTTTTCTTGGGTTGATTCACCAACGAATAGGATTTCgctatttcatatttaatatcttttaaataagaaaataaaatattataaaaattatattatatttttacaataaaaagagtaaaaataaataaaaataatagttgttccaaattttttttttttaatatcatcaGTAAAACACTAAATCTAAACCTAAATTCTTAGATAAACTCTACACCTTTGAATAAATCCTAAGTTcttgaaattttctttaaaacatttttaatattgtcaacaaaacactaaaccctaaatcaagaACTATatacccttgggtaaatcatgtACCCTTGAATAAATCATAACccttagaatttatgatttatccaagggttcagGATTTACCCAATGatttaagatttaagatttagggtttaggggtttaatgttttgttgacagtgtgaaaaatattttaaacaaaattttaagaatttaggatttatccaaaggtttagagtttacctaaagatttagggtttcagatttatggtttaggtttaatgttttgttgatagtattaaaaatatcctaattttttttataactactattatttttacttttcttattataaaacatattataatttaataatttttgttttcttatttaaaaaataccaaatataaaata includes:
- the LOC130499532 gene encoding uncharacterized protein LOC130499532 encodes the protein MTTAFVPLFDGSHYECWSLKMKTFLKTMDLWDVVETGTQQEPLRESSWSSNEFNGEYYTSSADGYYSAYWKQYMEAKDVNALYLIQTALSHEILPWIAFATSSKEAWEILLVKSLGGPIFQARKLSDLKKEYMDIKMMDSETIHEFTGKLMELVFRMKSCGWKVEDKELVKKIISSLPSKFDKVLVDIAETLSISVLIDCLLVHEYNIMRQVQEYSLEESVAESVDVEESFQEEAEILYSLNEITQCQVISMERQGEVSSVVQQNQKMLMQLQKQMVALMQHTL